Sequence from the Malaciobacter pacificus genome:
GGAATTAATGTTCAGCATGTTCTTGATCCAACTATGCTATTAGAAAAAGATGATTATGATAAAATCATAAAACAAGAAAATGAATCTGATTTTAATGGTGAATTATTATCCTATATTTTAGATGAAACACACGATAAAAAATATCTTGAGGAGCTAATAGTTTCTACTCTTGGTTTAAAACCATACAGTATAAATGTTAAATCAAAAGATCCGAATGAGGATATTGAGAAGCAAATTTATCCAACAGTAACTTCATGGTTAAAAGGTTTTGATAATGCTAAGTATGTAGTAACTGATTCTTTCCATGGCTGTGTATTTTCTATCATATTTAATAAGCCTTTTATTGTATATGGAAATAAAAGCAGAGGAATGGCTAGATTTAATTCTATTCTTAAAATATTTGGTCTAGAAGATAGGCTAGTTCTGAATAAAAGTGATATAAATATAGAAAAAATTCAAAGCCAAATTGACTGGAAGAAAATAAATTTAATACTAAATAAGTATAAAGTTAGATCTAAAAATTTTTTAATTGATAACTTACAATAAGGAATAAAATGCAAGATGATTTATTAGGAATATATTATATTTCATTAAAAAAAGATACTCATAGAAGAAATAAAATGTCAAAATCATTTAATGATGAATTTGAAAAAATGAACTATATAGAAGCAGTTTATGGAAAAAACTTAACTACAGAGGAGTACTTTAATAGAATGAATCATTTTTTTCATAATACTGATAAGTTAATAACTCCTGGTGAGCTTGGTTGTCTTATGAGTCATGAAAAAGCCTTGAAAAGTTTTATAGATTCAGATTACAAATATGCACTTATTCTTGAAGATGATATAATAGGTACTGAACAAGACATAAAAGAGATAAGAGATATTATAATTAATTTAAAAGAAGAATTTTTCTTTCATTGTGGTGGAATGGACGGTAGGAAAGCAAGTAAATATATTTTTGGAAAAAAAATAAAAAAAAATAAAAACATATTTTTATTAGCAGAATTTAGTATTAATCATTTATGGAGGGCATCTTCTTACTGTATTGATAAAAATACAGCTATTAAGTTATTAAATATATACAAGAATAATATTGCTGTTGCAGATGAGTGGAATAAAATTTTACCAAGACTAAAAGTTAAATCTTATGTAGCAAGTATATTGCTTCATCCTATTGAACTTAGTGAGTCCAATCTTGAATCAGATAGATTATTAAAAAAAGACAAGATGACATTGATGAAGTTTTTAACCAAATCAGTTAGGAAAATAAAAAACATTTTAAATAAAAAATTTTATAAATTAATTGGGTACAAAAATATTTATAATGATTAATAATATTAGATATCTGTCAGGTTTAATTCTTTTAACAACTAGTTTGTTTATGCCATATGTATTATATATTTATTGTTCTCTGTTATATTTTTTTTTCTTGTCTGAAAAAATATTTATAAAATATAATTTTTTATTATTTCTATTTATAATTACTTTTTTGGTTTCAAGTCGATATGTAGGTTTACTGTGGGATGGCTCAGATGATATGGCTTCCTACTTTTTAGCATATGAACATTATACGACCTTTGAAACTGTTCCTGCTATTTCACTATTTTATGCTAAAAATGTTGATATATTATTTGCATATTATTCATATTTTTTGAAAGTATGGAATTTTAATTTATTTCAATACTATTTTTCCACAATTTTAATAACTTTTATAATTATGTATTTTAGTTATAGAAAAATTTTAACCTTAAAAGAAGCAATTTTTTCTGTAGTATTTTATATTTTATATATAAAAAGTTTTCAGTTACAATGGCATATTCTCAGATCATCAGTTGCTCTCCCAATACTTTTCATGGCAATTTACTATAGATCTATTGATGAAACTATAGCAAAAAAATCACTACTTATTTATGTTATTGGTGCGACAATTCATATGTCATCTGCATTATTATTATTACCGCTATTTATTTTTGCAAAAAACTTAAGAACACATATTAACTTTATCAAGTACATTAAGATAATATTAAAAATATTATTTGTCTCAATAATTTTATTTTTAATATTAACATTAACAGATAATTATGTAGTTAATAAAATAACCGGTTCTTTTGATACTCGTTCTTTTTTTCAAATTAATTCAAATATTATTTATTTAATATTACCATTATTTTTAATGGTTACATATGTGATAGTTTTCAAAAAATTAAATTTAACAAATTATTTCATATATAATATTATATTATACAATTTATTACTTATTATAGTAGGTGTAGTAATAGCAGGAGGGGAGATATTTAGAATTGTTCAGTTTACTTTATTTTTACAACCCATTGTATTTTTAATGATATTACAAAATATTAAAAACTTATCGATAAAAATTATATTTTCAATACCAATCATTTTAAGTTTATACCTTGGACATTTATATATTGTAAACCTTAATCAATCTAAATTCTTTTATAAAAGTAATCAAGCCCCAATTAATCTAACAGTATATCAAACCTTCCCCCTTCTTATAGAATATTTAGAAAACGATATTCAATATTTTAATGGATACAGATATAAGGAAAAACATTGAAAATCTTATTAATATCAAACATGTATCCATCAAAAGAAACACCTTTTTTTGGTACATTTGTAAAAAATTTTAGAGAACGACTAGAAGATGAAAATATTACTTTTAAACTTGTAGTTATCAAAGGCAAAGGAACTTCTAAATTAGATAAAATCAAAAAATATTTTAACTTTTTCAAAAATACAATTAGCAAAGTAAAAGTAGATAACTATGATATGATATATGTACATTATATAAGTCACTCTTTACTACCACTTTTGTTAGTACAACGATATATTAAAAAGCCTCTAGTTTTAAATGCTCATGGAAGTGATATATTTGTAAACAATAGAATTGGTGGAT
This genomic interval carries:
- a CDS encoding glycosyltransferase family 25 protein gives rise to the protein MQDDLLGIYYISLKKDTHRRNKMSKSFNDEFEKMNYIEAVYGKNLTTEEYFNRMNHFFHNTDKLITPGELGCLMSHEKALKSFIDSDYKYALILEDDIIGTEQDIKEIRDIIINLKEEFFFHCGGMDGRKASKYIFGKKIKKNKNIFLLAEFSINHLWRASSYCIDKNTAIKLLNIYKNNIAVADEWNKILPRLKVKSYVASILLHPIELSESNLESDRLLKKDKMTLMKFLTKSVRKIKNILNKKFYKLIGYKNIYND
- a CDS encoding EpsG family protein translates to MPYVLYIYCSLLYFFFLSEKIFIKYNFLLFLFIITFLVSSRYVGLLWDGSDDMASYFLAYEHYTTFETVPAISLFYAKNVDILFAYYSYFLKVWNFNLFQYYFSTILITFIIMYFSYRKILTLKEAIFSVVFYILYIKSFQLQWHILRSSVALPILFMAIYYRSIDETIAKKSLLIYVIGATIHMSSALLLLPLFIFAKNLRTHINFIKYIKIILKILFVSIILFLILTLTDNYVVNKITGSFDTRSFFQINSNIIYLILPLFLMVTYVIVFKKLNLTNYFIYNIILYNLLLIIVGVVIAGGEIFRIVQFTLFLQPIVFLMILQNIKNLSIKIIFSIPIILSLYLGHLYIVNLNQSKFFYKSNQAPINLTVYQTFPLLIEYLENDIQYFNGYRYKEKH